The following proteins are encoded in a genomic region of Ostrea edulis chromosome 7, xbOstEdul1.1, whole genome shotgun sequence:
- the LOC130048253 gene encoding uncharacterized protein LOC130048253 has protein sequence MASDIQTEKAELETNYRTLTTAADQQGEVWHREINVIVNQRKSDIQEMKNKHLSSLNKNTDQITQKIMELKQIISDLKSMLKSNDASLTSTYKSRNSEFRTLVPKVGITLPRFFPQKMNKDRLSEMFGSLSPLSINTENSPEAISSPLVKPLLDEPRLTATIDTRYASLFNVTCLSEEVWTCGDSKILQLLNLQGKLLTSIETESGVTPYDIAVTLDGDLVYTDTKTKTVNIVKNKQIQIMITIQGWRPISVCSTSSDDLLVFMVSNDFQQSKVVRYSDSKETQTIQFNDQGQPLYSHEYNKYICENRNLDICVSDFSASAVVVVNQSGRLRFRYMGHSSDTEKSFKPRGITTDSQSHILTSDCDNDRIHILDQDGHFLCYIQNCDLKRPYGLCVDIRDNLFVAERHTAKVKKIQYI, from the coding sequence ATGGCCTCAGATATCCAAACTGAGAAAGCTGAGTTAGAAACGAATTACAGGACACTGACCACAGCTGCTGACCAACAAGGAGAAGTCTGGCACAGAGAGATTAACGTCATTGTCAACCAAAGGAAATCTGACATTCAAgagatgaaaaataaacacTTATCTTccctgaataaaaatacagatcaaatcacacagaaaataatGGAATTAAAACAGATCATTTCCGACTTAAAATCAAtgctaaaatcaaatgacgcctccttaacctctacttacaaatctaggaattccgaattCAGAACATTGGTGCCAAAAGTTGGAATTACATTACCAAGGTTTTTTCCTCAGAAAATGAACAAAGATCGGCTCagtgaaatgtttggttctctgtcgccCTTATCAATTAACACAGAGAACTCACCAGAAGCTATATCCTCTCCTctagtcaaaccactgcttgatgaaccGCGGCTCACCGCCACTATAGACACTCGGTATGCatcactatttaatgttacatgtcTCAGTGAAGAAGTCTGGACATGTGGAGATAGCAAAATTTTACAGCTCCTAAACCTCCAGGggaaactactgacatcaatagaAACCGAGTCAGGGGTCACACCATATGACATTGCAGTGACACTGGACGGAGATCTCGTTTATACTGACACTAAAACAAAAACTGTAAACATAGtgaagaataaacagatacagatcATGATCACAATACAGGGCTGGAGACCTATCAGTGTCTGCAGTACCTCCTCTGATGATCTCCTGGTTTTCATGGTCAGTAATGATTTCCAACAATCCAAAGTTGTGCGTTACTCTGACTCCAAAGAGACACAAACCATTCAGTTTAATGATCAGGGTCAACCTCTCTATTCAcatgaatataataaatatatctgtgagaacaggaacctggatatctgtgtgtcTGACTTTAGTgctagtgcagtagtggtggtcaatcagtcaggaagactccgatttagatacatgGGTCATTCCTCTGATACAGAGAAATCATTTAAGCCACggggcatcactacagacagccagagtcacattcTGACATCAGACTGTGACAAtgaccgtatccacatcctagatcaggacggtcATTTCCTCTGTTACATTCAGAACTGTGATTTAAAGCGTCCATATGGTCTATGTGTAGATATCAGAGACAACCTTTTTGTAGCTGAGCGTcacactgctaaagtgaagaaaatccaatatattTAA